CTCTATTTTTTGGACTTAGAGCAGTTAAGTTGATCTAACTACTGTTGTTTCCAGAATAATCCAAGCAGTATGGCGGATTGAAACATTTAATTGTTTTGAGTATAGCCGCCTACTGTAGCGCTATAGTTAACCAGCTATAATTAACCAGGGATACTTACACCTAGCTATACTTACCCATATCAACTCTCCTTGGCCAAACAAGGTTTAATTGTTGCTAGCACCGACTGCGCTAGAGCACTGAGTTCGTACCCGCCCTCTAAACCAAAAACAATCCGACGAGTTAGTTGCAGACAATACTTGGTAAATAGGCCATAATCATCTGGCTGCAAGGCAATATTTGCCAAGGGATCTGCGGCATTAGCATCATAACCAGCACTGACAATCAATAAATCTGGCTGAAATTTGGTTAAAAAGGGCATCACTTTCTGTTCAAACATAGGCTGGTAATCTTCTAAAGTGCTGCCTGGTGCCATGGGAAGATTGAGGACATTATTGTGAAACCCTTGTTCACTGGCTTGGCCTGTACCAGGATAGCAAGGGGATTGATGAAGGGAGATGTAGGCAATGCGAGCATCTCGTTCTACAACATCTTGAGTCCCATTGCCGTGATGGACATCCCAGTCTAGGATGGCAACTCGTTCGACTCCCGATTGCTCTAAGGAATAGTAAGCTGCGATCGCAGCATTGGAAAATAAGCAAAACCCCATCCCTCTCTGACGTTCAGCATGATGACCAGGGGGACGGGCTAGAACAAAGGCTGAATTATTGGTAGTGAGGACTTGATCTACCGCATCTAGCCAAGCACTAACGGCGAGTAGGGCAACATCGTAACTGCGGGGGGATATCCCTGTGTCCGCATCTAACCTGCCACCATTACTCAAGGCGATTTCTTCAACTGTCTCAATGTAGCGCTGGCTATGAATTTGTTGTACTAGAGGCATCACTCGACGAGTTTCCACCGCTGTCGGTAACTGCCACTTAATTTGGTCAGCCCAAGGTGCAGCTTTGATAGCATCAACAATCGCAGTTAAACGTTCTGGTCGTTCTGGGTGAAACCGACCGTTATCGTGTTCAAGAAACTCATCGGAGTAAATGACAGGTAACATATTATAGCACGATTCAGCCAAAATGATGGAAAAACGTTTTAGAGCAAGGTACTTGTGAATAGATTAACCTTACCGATTACTTCATCAGGTGATCCCTAAAGATACCAAACACGACACCAAAGGCGATCAGAGCTAGAGCGAGGCTGGCAGGGATTAAATCTGGTCTCAAAATGAAGGCAAAAATAGCTAAGCCAATCAAAACATAGGATAGTTTCATCAAAAACTCCTTAGTTGTTGGGAACCTCTGACGTTTTGTCAGGGCAGGTAAACAACCTGGTGGTATAAACCGCCAGTCAACATGAACAAGAAGAGGTGAAATTCCTAAGCTGCCCTAGGAAATTTTCTGTCTTTTTCCCATAATTTTTGCACAAGAAGCGCGAATCTGCTCATTGTCTAAGCCTTGCCCGTGGTTCTGTTACCGGCTATAGTCGAGATTTTGTGTTAAAATTTAAAAATAACCAGCCAAATTTGAAAAAAAAACGTGTTAAAAGCCTCTTTTGAGAGATTTTAACCGATTTATTTAGCAAAATCCTCGATAATAAGGGAGTTTGTCCAACTATGAGTACATCCCAAGAACGCATTGTCCCGACAAATTTGCGGAACGAAATGTCCCGGTCTTATTTAGAATACGCCATGAGCGTCATAGTAGGTCGGGCATTACCAGATGCCAGGGATGGGCTCAAGCCAGTACACCGACGGATTCTCTATGCGATGCATGAGCTGGGCTTAAGCCCAGACCGTCCGTTCCGCAAATGCGCTCGTGTGGTGGGGGAAGTGTTGGGTAAGTATCATCCCCATGGGGATACTGCTGTTTATGACGCTTTGGTGCGCATGGCTCAGGATTTCTCCATGCGATCGCCTCTAATTAATGGTCATGGAAATTTTGGCTCAGTAGACAACGACCCCCCAGCGGCAATGCGTTACACAGAGTGCCGTTTGCAAGTGATCGCTACCAATGCCCTACTTCGGGATATTGAGTCGGAAACCGTAGACTTTGTTGATAACTTTGACGGTTCCCAGCAAGAACCCACTGTCTTACCGGCACGGATTCCCCAATTACTGCTGAACGGCTCATCGGGGATTGCTGTGGGTATGGCAACCAATATCCCCCCTCATAACCTGGGAGAGTTGGTGGATGGCTTAGTCGGCCTGATCCATAATCCCGAAATAACTGATAAGGAGTTAAGGCGGTATATCCCTGGTCCAGATTTCCCCACTGGCGCACAAATTTTAGGAACATCGGGTATTAAAGATGCTTACACCAGTGGTAGGGGTTCTATCACCATGCGAGGTGTGGCAGAAATTGAAACGATTGGGCAACGAGGTCGTCCAGACAAGGAAGCCATTATTATTACTGAGCTACCTTACCAAACCAATAAGGCAAGTTTAATCGAAAAGATTGCTGAATTGGTCAATGATAAGCGCATTGATGGTATTTCCGATATTCGGGATGAAAGCGATCGCAATGGCATGCGAATCGTAATCGAACTAAAGCGCGATGCTTATCCCAAAGTTGTCCTGAATAATCTCTACAAGCAAACCCCCCTCCAAAGCAATTTTGGAGCAAATATGCTAGCCCTGGTGGGCAATGAACCCCAGTTGCTGACCATAAAGCAGTTCTTAAACGTTTTCCTGGATTTCCGCATTGAAACCATTACCCGACGGACTCAATACCAATTGCGCAAAGCTGAGGAACGGGATCATTTACTGCAAGGGTTACTAATTGCCCTAGATACCTTAGATGCGGTGATTGCTGTGATTCGGGCGGCGGCGGATACGACTACAGCACGAGGACAATTAGTCACAGAATTTAGTCTATCTGAAGCCCAAGCCGATGCTATTTTGCAAATGCAGCTGCGCCGTCTGACTGCTTTGGAAGCCCAGAAGATTCAAGCTGAGCATGAGGAATTACAAGTTCGGATTGCCGATTTACGGGATATCCTAGCTCGCCGAAGTCGCATCCTGGAGATTATTGAAACTGAAGCCAAGCAACTGAAACAGAGCTTGGCCACACCACGCCGCACACAAATTCAACAGGTTGAAGGGGAACTAGATGATACTGACCTGATTGCTAATGAAAAAGCTGTGATTCTGCTGACTGAGCAAGGGTATATCAAACGCATGCCTGTGGATGAGTTTAGAGCTCAAGCTAGGGCAACTCGTGGTAAAGCTGCTGCCAGGATTAAAGATGATGATGAAGTAGAGCATTTCTTTACCTGCTGTGACCACGATAGCATTTTATTTTTTAGCGATCGCGGTGTAGTCTACTCTCTGCGTGCCTACCAAATCCCGGCTGCATCTCGCACCGCCAGGGGGGTACCGATTGTGCAGATGTTACCCATTCCCCACGAAGAAAAAATTACTTCTATTGTACCGGTATCTGAATTTACGGATGATGAATATCTAGTAATGTTAACCCATAAGGGTTACATTAAGAAAACTGCTCTAGATGCTTTCAGCAAAATTCGGGCGAATGGATTAATTGCTATTTCCCTCGGGGAAGGAGACCAGTTGCGGTGGGTACTTCGTGCTAGGGAAGAAGACAGCATCATAATTGGGTCTCGTCATGGCATGGCAATTCACTTCAAGTGTGACAATGAGCAACTCCGCCCCCTTGGTCGTGCGACCAGAGGAGTTAAGGCTATGAAACTCAAGGGTGATGATGAATTAATCGGTATGGATATTTTGTCCGGTCAAATCATCGCTAGTCTAGCTGCTGCTGAGGATTCAGAGGAAGAGACAGAAGACCTTAGTGATTCTGAGATGGTGGAAACAGCGGCTCAGGGTCCTTGGGTATTAATTGTTACCATGGGAGGCTATGGCAAGCGGGTACCGGTATCCCAATTCCGGCTACAAAACCGTGCTGGTATGGGAGTTCGCTCAACCAAATTCCGTTTACCCAAAGACCAACTGGCAGCACTACAGGTAGTTAATGAAGGGGATGAATTGATGATAGTCACTAGTCGAGGGATTATCATTCGTCAAGCTGTTGATGCTATTTCTCCCCAATCCCGCATGGCAACTGGGGTCAGAGTGCAAAAGTTAGATGATGAAGATGCGATCGCAGCGGTTGCTTTAGTACCCATTTCAGATCAAGAGCAGGAAATCGAAGAGCAGGAAATCGAAGAGCAGGAAGAGTCAGTAGATCAATAACAATAGGCCACTAGAAGTGAACCTACAATAGGTTTTTGTAGACGGTTGACGGTTAACCGTCTACAAAAACCACCTTAACTACACTAATAAACCGGTTCTCTAGGAGGCAACTCAAATGATTCAAACTGCAAAAAAGTTTTACACATTTGAAGAGTATCTTTCCTACCATGATGACACTGACTACAAGTATGAGCTTGTTAATGGAGAGCTTATTGCTATGCCACCTGCTAGTGGACTACATGCCCTGATTATGCTTTTTCTATTCAAGCAATTTGATAGAGAAATTGACAGGGTTAGTTTAGATTGGGTTGTTATGCCTGGTAATCTTGGGGTTCGCACAGCTGACAATAAATCTAGAATTCCTGATTTAGTCATTATCTCAGAAAATCAGCGGCAAGCTATCCGTTCCATGTCATCAGCGGTGCTGGAATCAGCACCACTACTAGCAGTAGAAATTGTCAGTGCAGGTAATCCTCAAGATGATTACCGCTACAAGCGTTCTGAATACGCGGTGCGGGAAGTGCCTGAATATTGGATTGTTGATCCAATTAAGTCTAAGGTTTCGGTTTTGCGTTTAGTTGATGGGTTTTATGATCTGACAGAATTTACAGGAAATCAAAAGATTGAATCACAAAGATTTACCGAGTTGGCTTTGACAGTTGAACAAGTATTTGCCGTTTAGACTAATTGTTAAAAATGAAGTAGTAACTATGAAGTATTAATGCTGAATTTGCTCTTTAAAATATCATGTTATCTGTCCCATTTTTCTGAGGGGGTGACAACAAGGCTAAAAAGTAGACAGGGTGTGGGGTGTGGGGTGTGGGGTATGGGGAAAATAGAACCGAATTTGGAGTGACCCCAGCGATTTACTTGGGTCCGAAACCTGATTCAAGCGTCCCTACCAACGTGGCCAGCTCCTGATCTTCCCCTACACCCTTCACCCCACACCCCACACCCAGTAAGGCTTTTAAGGCTGTTTGTCACCCCTTCAGCCCATTTTTATATTAATCCTAGGTTGATATATCAACTAAAAATGCTATAGCTATAGCGTACTTACTATTATTTTTCCACCCGATATCCCAACTCTAATAACCGTAAGCGAGATTGTCGCCATTTGGGTTTTACTTTCACAAACAATTCCAGGTAAACTTGACCAGCAACTAACTTTTGAAGTTGCTGACGAGCAGCAGTACCAATTTGTTTGAGCATAGTACCCTTTTTGCCAATCAAAATACCTTTTTGGGAGTCTCTCTCTACGTTGATCGTAGCAAAAATACGGGTAATTTTTGGTTGATCCTCCACTAAATCAATAGTAATAGCAACTGAGTGGGGGACTTCCTCACGAGTTAGGAGTAAGATTTGCTCTCGAATCAATTCCCCCATGATAAACCGTTCTGGCTGGTCAGTTACGAAGTCAGGGGGATAATAATATGGCCCTGGTTCTAAGCGCTCAATTAATTTTTGCTGCAATAGGTCTAAGCGATCAGCTGTCAGGGCAGAAAATTTGACCACTTCCCAGCCTTGAGGAGTAGCTAGTCTAGCATAACTAGCATCGATTGATTCTCCCCTACTCTGTCGAGGTTGTATATCTGATTTGTTCACACCCAAAATTACTGGTGTCTTAGTATGGCTCAGTAGATCAACAATAAAGCGATCGCCTCCTCCCGCCTCCACCGTACTATCCACCACCAACAGCACCACATCCACTAACTCAATCGCTATTTGGGCATTTTTTACCAATACCTTACCCAGTTGATGATGAGGTTTGTGAATCCCTGGCGTATCCACAAAAATCAATTGAGCTTCCGGTGTGGTGAAGATACCTCGCAGCCGATTTCGGGTAGTTTGAGCCACTGGCGAGGTGATGGCAATTTTTTGCCCTACCAGTTTATTCATCAGTGTGGATTTCCCCACATTCGGGCGTCCCACAATCGCCACAAAGCCAGACTTAAAGCCCTCTGGAGCAATCGGAATAGTTTCTAGAACTGATGGATTGATCACTTTTTCCTCTAGGTTATCTTGGGAAGAGTCTATGGTCGAATCCTCTTCCGAGTTTTGTTCGTCTTGGATTTTAGAATTGTCAGTCATTGAACCAATCGTAGTTTTTATGGTTTTCTTATTAAATGTATGTTACCAACGTAGATAGGGACTATGTTGAGGATGTTGTTACATGGGATAGCACCCCGGTTAATTGACCAACAGTATCATAAATAGAAATGATTGCGGGCTTCAAGTAAAAAATTCCAAATTAGTTGCCCACACTCAAGCAGTTTAGACTACATACTACTGATGACCAATACCGCTACTTTCCCTGACCTGGAAAATCATTGGGCTAGAGATTGTATCAACCAACTGCGGGAGCGTAAGTTGGTCAGTGGTTACCCGGATGGTAAATTTCGTCCTAATTCTAGAATTACCCGTGCTGAGTTTGCCGTCTTAATGCTGAATGCGTTTCCCTCAGCGCCGATTCAACGAGGTGGTATTCGTTTTAAGGACGTACCTAGTAATCATTGGGCCAAAAATGTGATTCAAGATGCCTACAAGCGGAGATTTTTTTCGGGCTATCCTGGCAGACAATTTAAACCGAATGAGTCGATTTCACGAGTGCAAGCGATTGCCGTTTTAGCAGGAGCCAAGAATTATCCTATCCCGTCAGATCCCGATGGAACTATCAGACGGTATTTTACTGATGCTACCCAGATTCCCCAGTATGCTAAAAATGCAATCGCATCCGCAGCAATTAATACTATTGTGGTTAACTATCCCAATATCAAACAGGTCAAGCCAAATCAGAGTGCTACCCGTGGTGAAGTAGCGGCTTTGCTGTGTCGGGCCTTAAACATCTATGCTGTCCCACCTCAGTATATTGCTGGAGTGGAAGTTTCTCCTGATCATGTTCGTAGTTTACCAGGGCAATTGGATCAGGTGCCTGTGTTTAATAGCAATAGTCCAGAACTAGTCAGAAGTGAGGGAATTTTGCTGTCTACGTTTTCACCGGAAGGGAAACAAGTTCCTTCAGCCCACCTTGACTATGGCTTTAATGGACGGTTTGATATCTTTACCCACCATATTGCTAGAGCGGAAACTCAGGCGGAAACCCATCCCCTTTACCAAGGATTGATAGTTTATAATCCCAAGGACACACCTGTTACAGTGGAGGTCTTGCAAGGGGCGAGTTATCTGTCTACCCCAGATGCACCGTTTATCTCGTTGCCGGATATGGTGGATAATCCCAATGGTACAGTCTATGCTGGTTCTGGCAGTCGGACGATGAATGATGTACTCAGGGGAATTCTCCAAGAACTATTTCCCGCCAAACTGGTGCTGAAGGCAAAACAAAGCCAGATGTTAATGAATCAGCCAATTCCAGTTAAACGATCACCAGCTTCCAATGGTCGTTCTACCATGATGCGGTTACGGAGTGATGGGATGGTGTATGTGGCCAACTTAGCGATGAAAGCCCTTCGTGATGGCAATGGAAACTATCGGGAACCTACGGTAGCAGAATGGCAACACTTACTGGATACCGGTGGCTTAGCTCAACCCCGTGGACCAATACCCACTCCTCTCGAACCACCTCAAGAACCGACGGTGTTTGGTCGGGTGGCTGGTGTTTCCCAAGGTTCTCAATGGCAAGTGCTGATTCAAGATAATCCAAATGTTAACTATTTGAGTATTCCTCAGCTAGGGCAGGCATTTTCTTATGTGGTGGGGACTCTACATCTGATTACTCTGAGTACAGGGCAAATTCAAAGTGCACCGATGTTAAGGCGCTATCCCGATACGGCCTACTTTGCCCACAGTAATTATGGGGTAGAATACAATATAACTTTACCATTGAAGAATACTACTAATCAACCCCAAACGGTGACGGTATCGCTGCAAACGCCATTGAAGGATGAGGGGGGTACTGATCGACTGCTGTTTTTGAACCCACTGGTTGAAAACGTGTTCTTTCGGGGTACACTCAGAATAAATTATGATGATGATGATCGAAAGGCTCAGACGCGCTATGTGCATTTAGTGCAGCGACGAGGACAGCCAGGGCATCCATTGGTGACGTTGAATTTAGCCCCTGAAGAAGTTAGGCAGCTACAGGTGGATTTTCTCTATCCCCCGGATTCGACACCACCCCAGGTGCTTACAGTTCGGACTTTGGAGGGTTAGGAGAGTTGGAAATCGGCTCACAAATGCAAGGTCGCAATTGCGCGATCGCACAATCAAATATTAATCTCGATTCTAGTAGTATCACGGATTTAGCCTGAATCTGCTATTGTGTAACGTTAGCAGCATACTAAACTTTATCAAAAATAGCTGATGCCAGCAAAAGCGATCAGTATTAACTATTTAGGAGTTTAGTTATTGCTGACGAAGTTTTGCCTAAGATCATCAAACCAGCAGAAATGCTTACTCTAGATGATAGAGATGATCTAGTTACGGCAGCTACTGCCTAGGGATATACCTAGAATTGCTGTCGCCATCAGAACAACTATATCACACTCAGGTTGCTTGATAACTGTTGCTAGATAACTATTGATACCTTGACCACTTATGCCTTCTCAAACCTTTATCGTGCGTGCTCACACTCGTACGATCCATACCCGTCCAGTTACCTTTTTTTGCCCCAAATGCAATCATATGACTACTCGTGAGTGCTATCCTGGTAAGCCTCCTAAATACTGTCTCGAATGTAGTCCGAGGCGGAAACGTCAGCAAGATGAACTTTATATACCCGAAAAGGGGATGTTCAAGCCAACACACAACTTGGTGAATCTTACCAGTGGGCAGAAGACACCAGTATGTCTGGAGAAGTCCCCCCAAGCTGGGTGGCTTTTCGTGAGGACAGCCCTAGATTGGTTTAGCGGGGAAAGCATCATCAAGTATCACACAACTAAAGGGGTTTACAGCCAGGAGGTGCCGTTGGCAGATTATATCGTCGAAGCTCTACCAGCTGGCGAGATCACCACAGCATTTCCATCAGCTACCTCTGCTAAAAAGAAGATTACTCCTGCTAAATCTTCATCAGAGCTAATTTTAGTAGAACCCTACAGTGTGAAGAAGATGTGCGATCGCTTCCGGTGCGGGGACAGGTTACTGAAGAGGATGCGCACTGACCCAAACTTCAGCCAGTGGAGTCGCTCTCGGGATCCCGAGGGCATCACTTGGGAGTATCGGCAAGGAAAATATTTTCCTTTACTTAATCAGGTTAATCAGGAATCATCAGCCACCTCTGAACCTGAAATAGAGGAGACTACCCCCACGACTAATGGGTCATCCCAGGGGATTTCAGTAGAACCCTACAGTGTGAAGAAGATGTGCGATCGCTTCCGTTGCGGGGACAGGTTACTGAA
The Moorena sp. SIOASIH genome window above contains:
- a CDS encoding histone deacetylase → MLPVIYSDEFLEHDNGRFHPERPERLTAIVDAIKAAPWADQIKWQLPTAVETRRVMPLVQQIHSQRYIETVEEIALSNGGRLDADTGISPRSYDVALLAVSAWLDAVDQVLTTNNSAFVLARPPGHHAERQRGMGFCLFSNAAIAAYYSLEQSGVERVAILDWDVHHGNGTQDVVERDARIAYISLHQSPCYPGTGQASEQGFHNNVLNLPMAPGSTLEDYQPMFEQKVMPFLTKFQPDLLIVSAGYDANAADPLANIALQPDDYGLFTKYCLQLTRRIVFGLEGGYELSALAQSVLATIKPCLAKES
- the gyrA gene encoding DNA gyrase subunit A, whose product is MSTSQERIVPTNLRNEMSRSYLEYAMSVIVGRALPDARDGLKPVHRRILYAMHELGLSPDRPFRKCARVVGEVLGKYHPHGDTAVYDALVRMAQDFSMRSPLINGHGNFGSVDNDPPAAMRYTECRLQVIATNALLRDIESETVDFVDNFDGSQQEPTVLPARIPQLLLNGSSGIAVGMATNIPPHNLGELVDGLVGLIHNPEITDKELRRYIPGPDFPTGAQILGTSGIKDAYTSGRGSITMRGVAEIETIGQRGRPDKEAIIITELPYQTNKASLIEKIAELVNDKRIDGISDIRDESDRNGMRIVIELKRDAYPKVVLNNLYKQTPLQSNFGANMLALVGNEPQLLTIKQFLNVFLDFRIETITRRTQYQLRKAEERDHLLQGLLIALDTLDAVIAVIRAAADTTTARGQLVTEFSLSEAQADAILQMQLRRLTALEAQKIQAEHEELQVRIADLRDILARRSRILEIIETEAKQLKQSLATPRRTQIQQVEGELDDTDLIANEKAVILLTEQGYIKRMPVDEFRAQARATRGKAAARIKDDDEVEHFFTCCDHDSILFFSDRGVVYSLRAYQIPAASRTARGVPIVQMLPIPHEEKITSIVPVSEFTDDEYLVMLTHKGYIKKTALDAFSKIRANGLIAISLGEGDQLRWVLRAREEDSIIIGSRHGMAIHFKCDNEQLRPLGRATRGVKAMKLKGDDELIGMDILSGQIIASLAAAEDSEEETEDLSDSEMVETAAQGPWVLIVTMGGYGKRVPVSQFRLQNRAGMGVRSTKFRLPKDQLAALQVVNEGDELMIVTSRGIIIRQAVDAISPQSRMATGVRVQKLDDEDAIAAVALVPISDQEQEIEEQEIEEQEESVDQ
- a CDS encoding Uma2 family endonuclease — protein: MIQTAKKFYTFEEYLSYHDDTDYKYELVNGELIAMPPASGLHALIMLFLFKQFDREIDRVSLDWVVMPGNLGVRTADNKSRIPDLVIISENQRQAIRSMSSAVLESAPLLAVEIVSAGNPQDDYRYKRSEYAVREVPEYWIVDPIKSKVSVLRLVDGFYDLTEFTGNQKIESQRFTELALTVEQVFAV
- the era gene encoding GTPase Era, which translates into the protein MTDNSKIQDEQNSEEDSTIDSSQDNLEEKVINPSVLETIPIAPEGFKSGFVAIVGRPNVGKSTLMNKLVGQKIAITSPVAQTTRNRLRGIFTTPEAQLIFVDTPGIHKPHHQLGKVLVKNAQIAIELVDVVLLVVDSTVEAGGGDRFIVDLLSHTKTPVILGVNKSDIQPRQSRGESIDASYARLATPQGWEVVKFSALTADRLDLLQQKLIERLEPGPYYYPPDFVTDQPERFIMGELIREQILLLTREEVPHSVAITIDLVEDQPKITRIFATINVERDSQKGILIGKKGTMLKQIGTAARQQLQKLVAGQVYLELFVKVKPKWRQSRLRLLELGYRVEK
- a CDS encoding DUF3370 family protein; translation: MTNTATFPDLENHWARDCINQLRERKLVSGYPDGKFRPNSRITRAEFAVLMLNAFPSAPIQRGGIRFKDVPSNHWAKNVIQDAYKRRFFSGYPGRQFKPNESISRVQAIAVLAGAKNYPIPSDPDGTIRRYFTDATQIPQYAKNAIASAAINTIVVNYPNIKQVKPNQSATRGEVAALLCRALNIYAVPPQYIAGVEVSPDHVRSLPGQLDQVPVFNSNSPELVRSEGILLSTFSPEGKQVPSAHLDYGFNGRFDIFTHHIARAETQAETHPLYQGLIVYNPKDTPVTVEVLQGASYLSTPDAPFISLPDMVDNPNGTVYAGSGSRTMNDVLRGILQELFPAKLVLKAKQSQMLMNQPIPVKRSPASNGRSTMMRLRSDGMVYVANLAMKALRDGNGNYREPTVAEWQHLLDTGGLAQPRGPIPTPLEPPQEPTVFGRVAGVSQGSQWQVLIQDNPNVNYLSIPQLGQAFSYVVGTLHLITLSTGQIQSAPMLRRYPDTAYFAHSNYGVEYNITLPLKNTTNQPQTVTVSLQTPLKDEGGTDRLLFLNPLVENVFFRGTLRINYDDDDRKAQTRYVHLVQRRGQPGHPLVTLNLAPEEVRQLQVDFLYPPDSTPPQVLTVRTLEG